From one Streptomyces spiramyceticus genomic stretch:
- a CDS encoding CehA/McbA family metallohydrolase — MTGLSGSTGSTGSIGRRGLFVTGAATALTLGSVSFASAEPPGRGEETRTVRGTLPPGSPDYVYLPVEVPRGVREIAVSYTYEKPSVPAGTQGNALDIGIFDERGTDLGGRGFRGWSGGARKEFFIRADAATPGYIPGPVRSGTWSIALGPYTTAPQGLPYTVTITLRFGPSGKTPATVYPPQRAKGRGRAWYRGDCHLHSVYSDGRRTPAEIAAAARAAGLDFINTSEHNTHSSHSAWQGLWGPHPDGELLILTGEEVTTRNGHVVAVATEPGTFVDWRYRARDNRFGHYAREIRRAGGLVVPAHPHATCIGCNWKFGFGEADAVEVWNGPYTPEDEAALASWDNTLTSSRGWTPAMGNSDAHREPQLVGMPQTVVLADGLTREAILAGIRAGHSYIAESSAVSLTFGASGGRARHAGIGDRLPVDADTPVTVRLEVTGAPGCTAHFVTDQGTLHTATLPASGAGTVEWSTTPQYATYVRAEVRHAPTVPGLPGALAALTNPVFLGSGH, encoded by the coding sequence ATGACCGGATTATCCGGATCGACCGGATCAACCGGATCGATCGGCAGACGCGGACTGTTCGTGACGGGGGCCGCCACCGCCCTTACCTTGGGCAGCGTGAGCTTCGCGAGCGCCGAGCCCCCGGGCCGCGGTGAGGAGACCCGGACCGTACGCGGCACACTGCCGCCGGGGTCGCCCGACTACGTCTACCTGCCGGTCGAAGTGCCTCGCGGGGTGCGCGAGATCGCCGTCTCGTACACGTACGAGAAACCGTCCGTGCCTGCCGGTACCCAGGGCAACGCCCTCGACATCGGCATCTTCGACGAGCGCGGTACGGACCTGGGCGGCCGGGGTTTCCGTGGCTGGTCGGGCGGGGCCCGCAAGGAGTTCTTCATCCGCGCCGACGCCGCGACGCCCGGCTACATCCCCGGGCCGGTGCGCTCAGGCACCTGGAGCATCGCCCTGGGCCCGTACACCACCGCCCCGCAGGGCCTCCCGTACACCGTGACCATCACCCTCCGCTTCGGCCCCTCCGGCAAGACCCCGGCCACCGTCTACCCGCCCCAGCGCGCCAAGGGGCGCGGCCGTGCCTGGTACCGGGGCGACTGCCATCTCCACTCGGTGTACTCCGACGGCAGGCGCACCCCCGCCGAGATCGCCGCCGCCGCCCGCGCCGCCGGGCTCGACTTCATCAACACCAGCGAGCACAACACCCACTCCTCCCACAGTGCCTGGCAGGGCTTGTGGGGCCCCCACCCCGACGGCGAACTGCTCATCCTCACCGGCGAGGAGGTCACCACCCGCAACGGCCACGTCGTCGCCGTCGCCACCGAGCCCGGCACCTTCGTCGACTGGCGCTACCGCGCCCGCGACAACCGCTTCGGGCACTACGCCCGCGAGATCCGCCGCGCGGGCGGCCTGGTCGTCCCCGCCCACCCGCACGCCACCTGCATCGGCTGCAACTGGAAGTTCGGCTTCGGCGAGGCGGACGCGGTGGAGGTGTGGAACGGCCCGTACACCCCGGAGGACGAGGCCGCCCTCGCCTCCTGGGACAACACCCTGACCAGCAGCCGTGGCTGGACCCCGGCCATGGGCAACAGCGACGCCCACCGCGAGCCCCAGCTCGTCGGCATGCCGCAGACGGTGGTCCTGGCCGACGGCCTGACCCGCGAAGCGATCCTGGCGGGCATCCGCGCCGGCCACTCGTACATCGCCGAGTCGTCCGCCGTCTCCCTCACCTTCGGCGCCTCGGGCGGCCGCGCCCGCCACGCCGGCATCGGCGACCGCCTGCCCGTCGACGCCGACACCCCGGTCACGGTCCGCCTGGAGGTCACCGGCGCCCCGGGCTGCACGGCCCACTTCGTCACCGATCAGGGCACCCTCCACACCGCCACGCTCCCGGCGTCCGGGGCGGGCACGGTGGAGTGGAGTACGACGCCCCAGTACGCGACGTACGTACGGGCGGAGGTCCGCCACGCGCCGACGGTGCCGGGGCTGCCGGGGGCACTGGCGGCGCTTACGAACCCGGTGTTCCTGGGCTCGGGCCACTGA
- a CDS encoding DUF3995 domain-containing protein has protein sequence MKSCTTTAATAVAAILATDGLLHLYWATDSSWPAADARSLSYAVLGAEVPFTPPVVLPLAALLFTAAALVTARARLGRSHRYGRLLQLGTAAVACGTALRGLVGVAWACGVEAGLDPGAGDTFYWLNLGLYTPLCLAMAAVTTGLARERS, from the coding sequence TTGAAGTCATGCACCACAACTGCCGCCACCGCCGTGGCGGCGATCCTGGCCACGGACGGACTGCTGCACCTTTACTGGGCGACAGACAGCAGCTGGCCCGCCGCAGACGCGAGGTCCCTCTCGTACGCCGTACTGGGCGCCGAAGTGCCGTTCACCCCGCCCGTGGTCCTCCCGTTGGCGGCGCTGCTGTTCACCGCCGCCGCTCTGGTCACCGCCCGGGCCCGGCTGGGCAGATCACACCGCTACGGACGCCTGCTCCAGCTCGGGACGGCCGCCGTCGCGTGCGGTACGGCGCTGCGGGGGCTCGTCGGTGTGGCGTGGGCGTGCGGGGTGGAGGCCGGGCTCGACCCCGGCGCGGGCGACACGTTCTACTGGCTCAACTTGGGCCTCTACACCCCGCTGTGCCTGGCAATGGCGGCAGTAACGACCGGTCTGGCAAGGGAGCGGAGTTGA
- a CDS encoding RNA polymerase sigma factor, with amino-acid sequence MNELLDALAPYVGRICTPIALADGPDAAQETLVAVFRGLRSLRDPAALYGWVRAIACREAVRVARRSARAVPADLSTLPGRGDPQLAADIGDVLERLSPEHRAVLVLRDIEGFDEQSAAELLGLRVGTVKSRLHRARDSFRKAWSS; translated from the coding sequence ATGAACGAACTCCTGGACGCCCTGGCCCCGTACGTCGGCCGCATCTGCACCCCGATCGCCCTGGCGGACGGCCCGGACGCGGCGCAGGAGACGCTGGTCGCCGTCTTCCGCGGCCTGCGCTCGCTCCGTGATCCGGCGGCGCTGTACGGCTGGGTACGGGCGATCGCCTGCCGCGAGGCGGTACGGGTGGCCCGCAGGTCGGCCCGTGCGGTACCGGCCGACCTGTCGACGCTCCCCGGCCGGGGCGATCCGCAGCTCGCGGCGGACATCGGCGACGTACTGGAACGCCTCTCGCCGGAACACCGGGCGGTACTCGTCCTCCGCGACATCGAGGGCTTCGACGAACAGTCCGCGGCCGAACTGCTGGGCCTGCGCGTGGGCACGGTCAAGTCACGCCTGCACCGGGCCAGGGACTCCTTCCGAAAGGCGTGGTCGTCATGA
- a CDS encoding TNT domain-containing protein → MKIRRIAFVAAFAALPLFGLAAAPNAGALPAAGVASVPAAATQDTPWISDAAAAEIWAEEPGYAVGARQAADPCFHEDALCRLGPTTLPKEGPVAELILGYQRLHGLSPERFLETYWDPNAQQDWGNWRYPDKLGFYVADDGTVMRHKVELNKGTVLDRFGPETGSFLSPSGTPFTERSMPPSALNTPVEYTQYKVLKPFPVHQGLVAPYFNQVGLGTQQLLDNRLVSGAPSDRKKFLPWLVKNEYLQRLKTS, encoded by the coding sequence ATGAAGATTCGCCGTATCGCATTCGTCGCGGCATTCGCCGCGCTGCCGCTGTTCGGTTTGGCAGCAGCACCCAACGCCGGCGCTCTCCCCGCCGCCGGGGTGGCATCCGTGCCGGCCGCCGCGACTCAGGACACCCCGTGGATCAGCGACGCCGCGGCCGCCGAGATCTGGGCAGAGGAGCCCGGCTACGCCGTGGGCGCCCGGCAGGCTGCGGATCCGTGTTTCCACGAGGACGCCCTGTGCCGCCTCGGCCCGACGACCCTGCCCAAGGAAGGCCCGGTGGCCGAGCTGATCCTCGGCTACCAGCGGCTGCACGGCCTCAGCCCGGAGCGGTTCCTGGAGACGTACTGGGACCCGAATGCCCAGCAGGACTGGGGTAATTGGCGCTACCCGGACAAGCTCGGGTTCTACGTCGCGGACGACGGAACCGTAATGCGGCACAAAGTCGAACTGAACAAGGGCACGGTCCTCGACCGCTTCGGCCCCGAAACCGGATCCTTCCTCTCTCCGAGCGGGACCCCGTTCACGGAGCGCTCCATGCCGCCGAGCGCTCTCAACACTCCCGTCGAATACACCCAGTACAAGGTTCTGAAGCCGTTCCCGGTCCATCAGGGACTCGTGGCGCCGTACTTCAACCAGGTGGGGCTCGGAACCCAGCAGCTTCTCGACAACAGGCTCGTCAGCGGTGCACCGAGCGACCGGAAGAAGTTCCTGCCCTGGCTGGTCAAGAACGAATACCTCCAGCGTCTCAAGACTTCTTGA
- a CDS encoding pyranose oxidase: MSTYDVDVLIVGSGPVGCTFARKLVEEGRNVLMIDAGAQLSGRYGEHLKNSFLYQKNVDLFASVIRGHLHPLSVATSDKPVVTLDPSSFQYDMDDYKGFVLNNQNPEQKEKDNLGAEAATYAVGGMATHWTCAVPEFVLDLERTHNGEQYPIDEAEMAKLYDAAGTLLHRTTTVFSSSARHLLVKKVLHDKGFSSVTELPLAVSARPDAKKSDCVSWSAADTVLGTLADPAQEQPLPGQGTFTLLAEHQCTRLEITGDEDAEQTVTGVHVRNLRDLREKVVIKAAAYVVACGPVLTPQLLFASGVKSKSMGRYLTEQPMAFCQTVLKQEYLDTVLDKLPENSEARARVEAYMKEQEQKKKEKVPGADPVPFPKGELEPNLWIGATKEHPWHCQIHRDAFSYGAVPPNIDSRLIVDLRWFGMSRPRLENRVEFSTSIKDTFGMPQPTFHFQLSKEERADAGRMMAHMMQVASALGGFMPGSEPQFLTPGLPLHIGGTTRMGKDRKTSVVDPDSRVWGVKNLFLGGNSLHPYGNAGNPTLTSMAMALKAIDAVKSTLPPKS; this comes from the coding sequence ATGAGCACCTATGACGTCGACGTCCTGATCGTCGGCAGCGGGCCAGTAGGTTGCACCTTCGCGCGAAAGCTGGTCGAGGAGGGCCGCAACGTCCTGATGATCGACGCCGGAGCCCAGCTCTCCGGTCGCTACGGGGAGCACCTGAAGAACAGCTTCCTGTACCAGAAGAACGTCGACCTGTTCGCCTCGGTGATCCGCGGACATCTGCACCCGCTCTCCGTCGCGACGAGTGACAAACCCGTCGTCACCCTGGACCCCTCTTCGTTCCAGTACGACATGGACGACTACAAGGGCTTCGTACTCAACAACCAGAATCCCGAGCAGAAGGAGAAGGACAACCTCGGAGCAGAGGCGGCCACCTACGCCGTCGGCGGGATGGCCACCCATTGGACGTGCGCGGTCCCGGAGTTCGTTCTCGACCTGGAGCGCACCCACAACGGGGAGCAATACCCCATCGACGAAGCCGAGATGGCCAAGCTCTACGACGCCGCGGGGACACTCCTGCACCGGACGACGACGGTCTTCTCCTCGTCCGCACGCCACCTCCTGGTGAAGAAGGTGCTGCACGACAAGGGGTTCTCCTCGGTGACGGAACTGCCCCTGGCCGTCAGCGCGCGCCCGGACGCCAAGAAGTCCGACTGCGTCTCCTGGAGTGCCGCCGACACCGTGCTCGGCACGCTCGCGGATCCGGCCCAGGAGCAGCCCCTGCCGGGGCAGGGAACCTTCACGCTGCTGGCCGAGCACCAGTGCACCAGGCTGGAGATCACCGGAGACGAGGACGCCGAGCAGACGGTGACCGGCGTGCATGTCCGGAACCTGCGCGATCTGCGCGAGAAGGTCGTCATCAAGGCCGCGGCGTATGTGGTCGCCTGTGGTCCCGTGCTCACCCCACAACTCCTGTTCGCCTCGGGCGTGAAGTCCAAGTCAATGGGCCGCTACCTCACCGAGCAGCCGATGGCCTTCTGCCAGACGGTGCTGAAGCAGGAGTACCTCGACACCGTTCTCGACAAGCTGCCGGAGAACTCCGAGGCGCGGGCGCGGGTCGAGGCGTACATGAAGGAGCAGGAGCAGAAGAAGAAGGAGAAGGTACCGGGCGCCGACCCGGTGCCGTTCCCCAAGGGGGAGCTGGAGCCGAACCTGTGGATCGGGGCGACGAAGGAGCATCCCTGGCACTGCCAGATCCACCGCGATGCGTTCAGCTACGGCGCCGTCCCGCCAAACATCGACTCAAGGCTGATCGTCGACCTCCGCTGGTTCGGGATGTCCCGGCCGCGCCTGGAGAACAGGGTGGAGTTCAGCACCTCGATCAAGGACACCTTCGGGATGCCCCAGCCGACCTTCCACTTCCAGCTCTCCAAGGAGGAGCGCGCGGACGCCGGCCGGATGATGGCGCACATGATGCAGGTGGCCTCGGCCCTCGGCGGCTTCATGCCCGGCTCCGAACCGCAGTTCCTCACCCCCGGCCTGCCCCTCCACATCGGTGGGACCACGCGGATGGGCAAGGACAGGAAGACCAGCGTCGTCGACCCGGATTCGCGGGTGTGGGGCGTGAAGAATCTCTTCCTCGGCGGCAACAGCCTTCACCCGTACGGCAATGCCGGGAACCCCACGCTCACCAGCATGGCCATGGCGCTCAAGGCGATCGACGCCGTCAAGAGCACCCTGCCGCCGAAAAGCTAG
- the iolE gene encoding myo-inosose-2 dehydratase — protein sequence MDKINLPGTHIGITPTGWTNDDFPLLGNDIPFEQCVSEIALAGYEGCSIGHKFPTDVNKLNAALALRGLSISEPWVSTFFTVPNMAQQTIAAFEERMDFLAQIEGPVKTTDIGVAEFGNSIHLLPISLRGSKPTFTEGQWKDLAAGLNTLGRLATARGFKLVYHPHMGTGVQTQAELEQLMRVTEKEHVHLLLDVGHLTWAGGDPVAVINGAHGPRIKHVHLKNIRGSVRDRPALASAGFEEFVRAGIFTVPGDKAGVVRFPEILKALEAQKYKGWLVVEAEQDPYGPRPPLYYAKLARAYLKECGL from the coding sequence ATGGACAAGATCAACCTACCCGGGACCCACATCGGCATCACACCCACAGGCTGGACGAACGACGACTTCCCGCTCCTGGGAAACGACATTCCCTTCGAGCAGTGCGTCAGTGAGATCGCCCTCGCCGGCTACGAGGGCTGCAGCATCGGCCACAAGTTCCCGACGGACGTCAACAAGCTCAACGCCGCCCTCGCTCTGCGCGGCCTCAGCATTTCCGAGCCGTGGGTGAGCACCTTCTTCACGGTGCCCAACATGGCCCAGCAGACGATCGCCGCCTTCGAGGAGCGGATGGACTTCCTCGCTCAGATCGAGGGGCCGGTCAAGACGACCGACATCGGAGTGGCCGAGTTCGGCAATTCCATCCACTTGCTGCCCATCAGTCTCAGGGGCTCCAAACCCACCTTCACCGAAGGACAGTGGAAGGACCTGGCTGCCGGTCTCAACACCCTTGGCAGGCTCGCCACCGCCCGAGGATTCAAGCTCGTCTACCACCCCCACATGGGCACAGGCGTCCAGACCCAGGCGGAGCTGGAGCAACTGATGCGCGTGACGGAGAAGGAACACGTCCATCTGCTGCTCGACGTCGGCCACCTCACCTGGGCAGGCGGCGACCCGGTGGCGGTGATCAACGGGGCTCACGGCCCCCGGATCAAGCACGTACACCTGAAGAACATCCGGGGCTCCGTCCGCGACCGGCCCGCACTCGCCTCGGCCGGCTTCGAGGAGTTCGTCAGGGCCGGCATCTTCACCGTTCCCGGCGACAAGGCCGGAGTGGTCCGCTTCCCCGAGATCCTCAAGGCCCTGGAGGCACAGAAGTACAAGGGCTGGCTCGTGGTGGAAGCAGAGCAGGACCCGTACGGCCCACGACCGCCGCTGTACTACGCCAAGTTGGCCCGCGCCTACCTCAAGGAGTGTGGACTGTGA